From the genome of Anopheles funestus chromosome 2RL, idAnoFuneDA-416_04, whole genome shotgun sequence:
ttttagctataactcggtcggtatccaacggatctccaatctttaacctgtggtcgatagatggcacctatggctacattatcttcttggacggccatgccctcagatgtctgtcccagaagttattcgaggaaccaagttccttaccctgtttgagaaaatgtaaaattttcctcatttttgcaccaagttttgcttataactcggtcggtatccaacggatcgccaatctttaacctgtggtcgatagatggcacctatggctacattttcttcttggatggccatgccctcagatgtctgtgccagaagttattcgaggaaccaagttccttaccctgtttgagaaaacgtaaaattttcctcatttttctgcaattcagcaaaatttttaaatgtgatatattttaatgcgaatttgttgcaatgtgttttttttcactcaaataatgctttaaattagaaaaattataaaaaatcagaaaaaaattttaaaaaaattttccactcgaaaatttcataaggggtaccccttacgttttttttgagaaattttgcaaaaaaaataaaattgatttttttaatgcgaattggttgcaataagttttttttcactcaaataatgctttaaataaaaaacagaataaaaactaataaaaaaataaaaaaattagaaaaattagaaaatttcataaagctcatttttgcgccaagttttagctataactcggtcggtatccaacggatctccaatctttaacctgtggtcgatagatggcaccaatggctacagtatcttcttggacggccatgccctcagatgtctgtcccagaagttattcgaggaaccaagttccttacacagtttgagaaaatgtaaaattttcctcatttttgcaccaagttttgcttataactcggtcggtatccaacggatcgccaatctttaacctgtggtcgatagatggcacctatggctacattttcttcttggatggccatgccctcagatgtctgtgccagaagttattcgaggaaccaagttccttaccctgtttgagaaaacgtaaaattttcctcatttttctgcaattcagcaaaatttttaaatgtgatatattttaatgcgaatttgttgcaatgtgttttttttcactcaaataatgctttaaattagaaaaattataaaaaatcagaaaaaaattttaaaaaaattttccactcgaaaatttcataaggggtaccccttacgttttttttgagaaattttgcaaaaaaaataaaattgatttttttaatgccaattggttgcaataagtttcttttcactaaaataatgctttaaataaaaaacagaataaaaactaataaaaaaataaaaaaattagaaaaattaaaaaatttcataaagctcatttttgcgccaagttttagctataactcggtcggtatccaacggatctccaatctttaacctgtggtcgatagatggcacctatggctacattatcttcttggacggccatgccctcagatgtctgtcccagaagttattcgaggaaccaagttccttaccctgtttgagaaaatgtaaaattttcctcatttttgcaccaagttttgcttataactcggtcagtatccaacggatcgccaatctttaacctgtggtcgatagatggcacctatggctacattttcttcttggacggccatgccctcagatgtctgtgccagaagttattcgaggaaccaagttccttaccctgtttgagaaaacgtaaaattttcctcatttttctgcaattcagcaaaaattttaaatgtgatatattttaatgcgaatttgttgcaatgtgttttttttcactcaaataatgctttaaattagaaaaattataaaaaatcagaaaaaaaatttaaaaaaattttccactcgaaaatttcataaggggtaccccttacgttttttttgagaaattttgcaaaaaaaataaaattgattttttttaatgccaattggttgcaataagtttcttttcactcaaataatgctttaaataaaaaacagaataaaaaattataaaaaaataaaaaaaatagaaaaattagaaaatttcataaagctcatttttgcgccaagttttagctataactcggtcggtatccaacggatctccaatctttaacctgtggtcgatagatggcaccaatggctacattatcttcttggacggccatgccctcagatgtctgtcccagaagttattcgaggaaccaagttccttaccctgtttgagaaaatgtaaaattttcctcatttttgcaccaagttttgcttataactcggtcggtatccaacggatcgccaatctttaacctgtggtcgatagatggcacctatggctacattttcttcttggatggccatgccctcagatgtctgtgccagaagttattcgaggaaccaagttccttaccctgtttgagaaaacgtaaaattttcctcatttttctgcaattcagcaaaatttttaaatgtgatatattttaatgcgaatttgttgcaatgtgttttttttcactcaaataatgctttaaattagaaaaattataaaaaatcagaaaaaaattttaaaaaaattttccactcgaaaatttcataaggggtaccccttacgttttttttgagaaattttgcaaaaaaaataaaattgatttttttaatgcgaattggttgcaataagttttttttcactcaaataatgctttaaataaaaaacagaataaaaactaataaaaaaataaaaaaattagaaaaattagaaaatttcataaagctcatttttgcgccaagttttagctataactcggtcggtatccaacggatctccaatctttaacctgtggtcgatagatggcaccaatggctacagtatcttcttggacggccatgccctcagatgtctgtcccagaagttattcgaggaaccaagttccttacacagtttgagaaaatgtaaaattttcctcatttttgcaccaagttttgcttataactcggtcggtatccaacggatcgccaatctttaacttgtggtcgatagatggcacctatggctacattatcttcttggacgaccatgccctcagatgtctgtcccagaagttattcgaggaaccaagttccttaccctgtttgagaaaatgtaaaattttcctcatttttgcaccaagttttgcttataactcggtcggtatccaacggatcgccaatctttaacttgtggtcgatagatggcaccaatggctacattatcttcttggacgaccatgccctcagatgtctgtgccagaagttattcgaggaaccaagttccttaccctgtttgagaaaatgtaaaattttcctcatttttctgcaattcagcaaaatttgtaaatgtgatatattttaatgcgaatttgttgcaataagtttctttttactcaaataatgctttaaactaaagaaagaatgaaaaatcagaaaaaaatttcaaaaaaattttccactcgaaaatttcataaggggtaccccttacgttttttttgagaaattttgcaaaaaaaataaaattgatttttttaatgccaattggttgcaataagtttcttttcactcaaataatgctttaaataaaaaacagaataaaaaattataaaaaaataaaacaaaatagaaaaattagaaaatttcataaagctcatttttgcgccaagttttagctgtaactcggtcggtatccaacggatctccaatctttaacctgtggtcgatagatggcaccaatggctacagtatcttcttggacggccatgccctcagatgtctgtgccagaagttattcgaggaaccaagttccttaccctgtttgagaaaatgtaaaattttcctcatttttgcaccaagttttgcttataactcggtcggtatccaacggatcgccaatctttaactcgtggtcgatagatggcaccaatggctacattatcttcttggacgaccatgccctcagatgtctgtcccagaagttattcgaggaaccaagttccttaccctgtttgagaaaatgtaaaattttcctcatttttctgcaattcagcaaaatttgtaaatgtgatatattttaatgcgaatttgttgcaataagtttcttttcacttaaataatgctttaaactaaagaaagaataaaaaatcagaaaaaaatttcaaaaaaatttccactcgaaaatttcataaggggtaccccttacgtttcttttgagaaattttgcaaaaaaaataaaatggattttttttaatgccaattggttgcaataagtttcttttcactcaaataatgctttaaataaaaaacagaatgaaaatttataaaaaattaaaaatttagaaaaattagaaaatttcataaagctcatttttgcgccaagttttgcttataactcggtcggtatccaacggatcgccagtctttaacctgtggtcgatagatggcaccaatggctaaattttcttcttgaacggccatgccctcagatgtctgtgccagaagttattcgaggaaccaagttccttaccctgtttgagaaaatgtaaaattttcctcatttttctgcaattcagcaaaatttataaatgtgatgtattttaatgcaaatttgttgcaatgtgtttcttttcactcaagtaatgctttgaataaaaaaaagaatcaaaactaataaaaataattaataaagtcTAAAAATgcggggcggcccgatggtacatgtgataaacggcgccagtccacacggacggaccgggttcaaatcccatccggaccgtccccccgtagcaaggactgactatccggctacgtggtaaaaataagtctagtaagccagaaatggccggcgtgacctgtaaggtcgttaaaagccaagaagagagagagagaaagtttaaaaatactaaaatttgcttaaatcatgcttaaaataaattaataataaaaaacaataaaaaaaattaaaaagtataaatttgaaaatttcctaaggctatatataGCTTTAGCTTGCGTTTGCGTTcacaaacgcgacaattgctaagcgtgtAGTGACGGAGTCATTTGGATCACCCTGCTTTGTTTATGTATTGCGATGTCATATGTGTAAACCTTGGTCGTGACACTGCCAGCTGTCATTCGACGATTATGGTAACTTTTGCTCGCACAATCaacaaaagataaattttTAGCATATTTGTTGtgttatcatcatcagctgGTGGAGTGAATCATGGCAGATGCGGCTATTATTGGGGAACAAATCGAGGACGATGAGGTGCAGGAGATACTGAAAACGGGCACGGATTTGCGCCAATATTCGGCGCAAATCGAGAAAGAATTCAAGGAGGTGGAAAACCGATCCATCGATGATTACATCAAGGAGAGCCAAAACATTGCCAACCTGCACAACCAGATTGGCAACACGTCGAACATACTGGAGCGCATGGAATCGATGCTGATGGACATCCAGGATGCACTGAATAACATCAGCACCGAGATAACGTCGCTGCAGAAAAAGTCCGTCTCGATGTCGGTGCAGCTTACCAACCGACAGTCGATACGGGCACAGATCTCGCAGTTTATTGAGGATATGGCAGTGCCGGAGGAAATGGTTGCCTGCATTATGGATAGTCCCGTGACGGAGAAGGATTTTATGGGACACTTGAACGAGCTTAACCACAAACTGAATCTCATGAAGGAGCTTAACTTTAAGGAAAGCAAATCCTCGCAGGACGTGAGCGATGTGCTGCAGAAGCTTAAAATCAAAGCCATGAGCAAGTTGCGCCTTTACCTGATGGAGCAGATTTACAAGTTTCGTAAACCGATGGCCAACTATCAGATACCGCAGAATGCGATGCTAAAGTACAAGTTCTTCTTTGAGTTTATACTGTCGAACGAGCGAACGGTCGCGCAAGAGATCTGCAACGAGTACGTCGATACGATGAGCAAGATTTACTACAGCTACTTCAAGAGCTACTCGACCCGGCTCGGTTCGCTTAAGTTCGAGGAAGCGGTCTCGAAGGACGATCTGATGGGGCTGGACGATTCGGTACCGAGGAGTATCTTCTCGAAAACGAGCTCGCTCAAGAACAAAAGCACCGTGTTCTCTATTGGCGATCGTGGCGAAGTACTTAACCAACAGCTGGAAGCACCGATCATTGTGCCGCACGCGCAGCAAAAGTTTCGTTACGCTTACGAAGCGTTGTTTCGCTCGGAACAGTACGCGCTGGTCGATAATGCCTGCCGGGAGTATCTGTTCGTGACGGACTTTTTCATCGTGCGAGGTCCACAGGCGCAGGAACTGTTTAATCAAATTATGGGCAAAACGACAACACTTTTGATTGTAAGATCGGCGAACTACGCTTCGTTTAATTTACAGCTGATAacagatttttatttaaatatttgtagaAAAATCTGGAAACATACGTTCAGGACTGTTTCGACACGATAGCACTGTTCCTGTGCATTCAGCTCTGTTTCCGATACCAACTAATGTGCCACAAACGATGTGTGCCCGCCTTGGATAAGTATgtggtttggggttttttttggttagaaaGGGCCATTTAATGTACACGTTCTTCCCTTGAAGGTATTGGGATAACTTGCATGCGGTTATTTGGCCCCGTTTTGAGCAAGTGTTTCGTATGAACATACAAAgtattcaggactgtgatccAACCAAATTCCCCAAAGAAACGGGACCACATTATGTAAGTCGAATCGATTCCAGCAGGAACTAAGCTCGAGTAATGacgatgtcctttttttcccccccctttCAGATTACTCGCCGTTATGCCGAATTTTCGGCTGCGATCGTTGGCATAACGGAGAACTTCCCGAACGAGCTGGTCAGCCACATGCTGTTGGAGCTCCAGGAGGAGGTGAAATGTTTTATGCTTCGAATGGCCGCCATTTTTACCACCAGAAAAGAGCAGTTGATCTATCTGATCAACAACTACGATCTGGTGCTGGGTGTACTGATGGAGCGCACGCGTGACAACTCGAAGGAGGCGGAAGCGTTCCGCGAGTTGCTGAGCACCCGGAGTGCGGAATACGTGGAGGAGATACTTGCACCACACCTTGGCGGTATTATACAGTTCGTGAAGGACTGTGAGCAGATGCGGGACAAGGAGCAGTCCGAAGAGTTGAAGCGCCAGGAGCGCCGATCTTTGCAGCTGGTAACTAACTTTAGTGCCAACTGGAAGAAATCGTTGGAAGATCTTAACCGCGAGGTGTTCCTGTCGTTCCCCTCGCTGCTAACGGGATCCCAGCTGCTGCAGCTTGCGCTAGCACAGCTTGTCCAGTACTATCACAAGTTCTACAAGCTGCTAACGCCAAACGCTCGTGCACAGCTGGTAAACATTCATGTGATAATGATCGAGGTAAAGAAGTACAAGAGCAACTTCTAGGACACTACTGGCATGGGCAGGTTAAAACCTTAggattgtctgttttttttcggaactGATTGCTTCACAAACATTACCATAGCATACGATGACTTACGTACTTCATTTAGTTATTTATTGGTTGAATGGAAATGAATATAAGGACAACAACAACGTATTGTATCAAAATAGTATCGAAATTGTAAAGGCGCTTCTTCCGTTGCGGACGGTTGGCGctaaaaatgaatagaaataaaatccatAGATTCAGCCCCAAAGCCAGGAGGCGGTGGCGGTTTAATCCTCATCTTGGAACAACATTTCGACCAAATCGGTGTTGGCACACTGCGAACCATCCAAGCGCTGGGGCGATCGCCATCGTAGAAGAGTGGGAAGAAACACTAGATGTGTGCGTGGATCCTTCCGGTACGGACAGTTCAGATCTTTCCAGCTAAAACGTTATCAGAGCGGATGAGGGGTGAGCAATTAAAAAAGGGCAACGTCATGCCGATGATATCACTGTCGAGCTAGAGCAGTATGTGTTGATCATCCCATTTCCCTTCTACTTACAATGGACGTTCGATTTCAACCGTGATGAAATGGCTCTTCTCCGGCGCAGTGTCTAAGGCTTTGGTGACGACGGGTGCGGCTATTGAATATTGTAAAAGATACATAATTGATAAGAGAGGGGTGGATCATTAGCATCAGCACATCAAGTGTGTAGTGAGTACCGGTTCCTCTGGGAGACATTCATCAATCTTATCAATAGGCGAATGATGGCTTGCTTCCCCTGCACCCATGTTCTACACTTACCCTTCACACAGTACGGACACCAGCTTTCACCGTTCTCATCCTTACTACCGGTGAACAGGATGTGGACCGGTTCGCCACTGCTTTCCAAACTTTCCGCTAGCTTTGTAAACTCCTCGTACCCGGTAACCTTATGTTTAACAaccatttttgcaaaacgcaCTAAACTTGTACGCATTCACTGCGAAGAATGAAATGgaatcaaacaaattaaacacttTGCTGTTATCCAAACAAAGGATACACAGGACTCCGTTGGTTCGTTGTGCAATAGTGCGCTACGATGGGAAACCACTTGCTCtgtgttgtttttatgttggACCAACAGTAGACCGGCCATGCGCAGATTAGGTAATTGTGGATTTTTTGACCAGCGAACTTGACATTTCAGTTGGCAGGATTTGAAACAAATGGGATGTTTTACAATCTATAGCTTTTATGAAATAgttttacgttttgttttaatgatttgttttttaagaacatcttggaaaacaaaaaaaaaaacaaaaataaatcggTAGAacttaattaataaaaaattcaaaaacacttGTTTACATAAATCTTGAGCTAGCGGTGCACCCTGTGTTTTTGGCAATTGAATTGACGTTTCTCGCAtgcggtttgttgttttgtcttgcCGTTTTTGCGAGTAGTGCCGGTGTTGTCCCAAATTGCGTAAAACGATTTCGATAGTTTTTCCCCGTTACCGAAATCGTCTCCAGCCTGCAAGATGACGATCAGCAATTTGATACGATCGCGCTGTACACTAGCTGCCGCGAAATCATTCCTAGAGGTAACAATTTCCACCCCCCTACAGGGTGGAGTTCCGTTAGTAAAGATTATATAATTTACCATGTTTCCATTTCACCGTGCGGTCACCGGAATTAGAACGTAAAATCGTTCTCCAGTCATGCAACGGTCGCGGAACACATACAGCTGGAAAGGATTCGCAATATTGGCATCTCGGCACATATTGACAGTGGCAAAACGACACTAACCGAGCGCATCCTGTTCTACACCGGACGCATTAAGGAAATGCATGAGGTGAAGGGCAAGGATAATGTTGGCGCAACGATGGACTCGATGGAGCTGGAACGGCAGCGCGGCATTACGATTCAATCGGCCGCTACGTACACGCTCTGGAAGGAGCACAATATCAACATTATCGATACGCCCGGCCATGTCGATTTTACCGTGGAGGTAGAACGTGCGCTGCGTGTTCTGGACGGGGCTGTGCTGGTGCTGTGCAGTGTGGGTGGTGTCCAGAGTCAAACGCTCACGGTAAACCGACAGATGAAGCGTTATAATGTGCCGTGTCTTGCGTTCATCAACAAGCTCGATCGATCAGGTGCTAATCCGTACCGTGTGCTTGGACAGATGCGCTCCAAGCTGAACCACAACGCTGCGTTCGTACAGCTACCGATTGGGGTGGAAAGCAACTGCAAGGGTGTGATCGATTTGGTCAAGCAGCGGGCACTTTACTTCGAGGAACCGTTTGGGTTGAAAATACGCGAAGATGAAATACCGGCCGATATGCGTACGGAGTGTACCGAACGGCGACAGGAGCTGATCGAGCATCTGTCCAATGTGGACGAAAAGATCGGGGAACTGTTCCTGGAGGAGCGTGAAGCGACGGTAGAGGACATAATGGGTGCGATACGTCGATCCACGTTGAAGCGTGCCTTCACACCGGTGCTTGTTGGTACGGCACTCAAGAACAAAGGTGTCCAACCGCTGCTGGATGCCGTGCTGAATTATCTGCCCCATCCGGGCGAGGTGGAAAATGTGGCACTGATCGAGAAGAAAGATGAAG
Proteins encoded in this window:
- the LOC125775031 gene encoding vacuolar protein sorting-associated protein 52 homolog, which encodes MADAAIIGEQIEDDEVQEILKTGTDLRQYSAQIEKEFKEVENRSIDDYIKESQNIANLHNQIGNTSNILERMESMLMDIQDALNNISTEITSLQKKSVSMSVQLTNRQSIRAQISQFIEDMAVPEEMVACIMDSPVTEKDFMGHLNELNHKLNLMKELNFKESKSSQDVSDVLQKLKIKAMSKLRLYLMEQIYKFRKPMANYQIPQNAMLKYKFFFEFILSNERTVAQEICNEYVDTMSKIYYSYFKSYSTRLGSLKFEEAVSKDDLMGLDDSVPRSIFSKTSSLKNKSTVFSIGDRGEVLNQQLEAPIIVPHAQQKFRYAYEALFRSEQYALVDNACREYLFVTDFFIVRGPQAQELFNQIMGKTTTLLIKNLETYVQDCFDTIALFLCIQLCFRYQLMCHKRCVPALDKYWDNLHAVIWPRFEQVFRMNIQSIQDCDPTKFPKETGPHYITRRYAEFSAAIVGITENFPNELVSHMLLELQEEVKCFMLRMAAIFTTRKEQLIYLINNYDLVLGVLMERTRDNSKEAEAFRELLSTRSAEYVEEILAPHLGGIIQFVKDCEQMRDKEQSEELKRQERRSLQLVTNFSANWKKSLEDLNREVFLSFPSLLTGSQLLQLALAQLVQYYHKFYKLLTPNARAQLVNIHVIMIEVKKYKSNF
- the LOC125775041 gene encoding thioredoxin domain-containing protein 17, encoding MRTSLVRFAKMVVKHKVTGYEEFTKLAESLESSGEPVHILFTGSKDENGESWCPYCVKAAPVVTKALDTAPEKSHFITVEIERPFWKDLNCPYRKDPRTHLVFLPTLLRWRSPQRLDGSQCANTDLVEMLFQDED